A stretch of the Ictidomys tridecemlineatus isolate mIctTri1 chromosome 5, mIctTri1.hap1, whole genome shotgun sequence genome encodes the following:
- the Rab11a gene encoding ras-related protein Rab-11A yields the protein MGTRDDEYDYLFKVVLIGDSGVGKSNLLSRFTRNEFNLESKSTIGVEFATRSIQVDGKTIKAQIWDTAGQERYRAITSAYYRGAVGALLVYDIAKHLTYENVERWLKELRDHADSNIVIMLVGNKSDLRHLRAVPTDEARAFAEKNGLSFIETSALDSTNVEAAFQTILTEIYRIVSQKQMSDRRENDMSPSNNVVPIHVPPTTENKPKVQCCQNI from the exons ttgtcCTTATTGGTGATTCTGGTGTTGGAAAGAGTAATCTCCTATCTCGATTTACTCGAAATGAGTTTAATCTGGAAAGCAAAAGCACTATTGGAGTAGAGTTTGCAACAAGAAGCATCCAGGTTGATGGAAAAACAATAAAGGCACAGATTTGGGACACAGCAGGGCAAGAGCGATACCGAGCTATAACATCAGC GTACTATCGTGGAGCTGTAGGTGCCTTATTAGTTTATGACATTGCTAAACATCTCACATATGAAAATGTAGAGCGATGGCTGAAAGAACTGAGAGATCATGCTGACAGTAACATTGTTATCATGCTTGTGGGCAATAAGAGTGATTTACGTCATCTCAGGGCAGTTCCTACAGATGAAGCAAGAGCTTTTGCAG AAAAGAATGGTTTGTCATTCATCGAGACATCTGCTCTAGACTCCACAAATGTAGAAGCTGCTTTTCAGACAATTCTAACAG AGATATACCGTATTGTTTCTCAGAAGCAAATGTCAGACAGACGTGAAAATGACATGTCTCCAAGCAACAATGTGGTTCCTATTCATGTTCCACCAACCACTGAAAACAAGCCAAAGGTGCAGTGCTGTCAGAATATCTAA